One part of the Pannonibacter sp. XCT-53 genome encodes these proteins:
- the gmd gene encoding GDP-mannose 4,6-dehydratase, producing the protein MAKTALITGVTGQDGAYLSRLLLEKGYKVYGLVRRSSHFGVNDHRLRWLGIEKDVEYLDGNLTDLSCLIRAVRETRPDEVYNLAAQSFVKSSWEQPVLTGNVTGIGAVNMLEAVRIEAPEARFYQASSSEMYGLIQEPLQSETTPFYPRSPYAAAKLYAHWMTVNYRESFGMHTTSGILFNHESPLRGLEFVTRKVTDAVARIKLGKLDVLEMGNLDAKRDWGHARDYVEAMWLMLQQDTPDDYVVATGRTTTVRDMITIAFAHVGLDPDDYVRINPAFLRPAEVDILLGDASKARAKLGWTARTSLEDMIVEMVEADLVRHKA; encoded by the coding sequence ATGGCGAAGACGGCACTGATCACGGGGGTGACCGGCCAGGACGGCGCCTATCTCTCCAGGCTGCTGCTGGAGAAGGGATACAAGGTGTACGGTCTCGTGCGCCGGTCCAGCCACTTCGGCGTCAACGACCACCGACTGCGCTGGCTCGGCATCGAGAAGGACGTCGAGTATCTCGACGGCAACCTGACCGACCTGTCGTGCCTGATCCGCGCCGTGCGCGAGACCCGGCCGGACGAGGTCTACAACCTTGCCGCCCAGTCCTTCGTCAAGTCCTCGTGGGAACAGCCGGTGTTGACGGGCAACGTCACGGGCATCGGCGCCGTCAACATGCTCGAGGCCGTGCGCATCGAAGCCCCTGAGGCGCGCTTCTATCAGGCCTCGTCCTCGGAAATGTACGGCCTGATCCAGGAGCCGCTGCAGTCGGAGACGACCCCGTTCTATCCGCGCTCGCCCTATGCCGCCGCCAAGCTCTACGCCCACTGGATGACGGTGAACTACCGCGAGAGCTTCGGGATGCACACCACCTCGGGCATCCTGTTCAACCACGAATCCCCGCTGCGCGGCCTCGAGTTCGTGACCCGCAAGGTCACCGACGCGGTCGCCCGCATCAAGCTCGGCAAGCTCGACGTGCTCGAGATGGGCAACCTCGATGCCAAGCGCGACTGGGGCCATGCGCGCGACTATGTCGAGGCCATGTGGCTGATGCTGCAGCAGGACACGCCGGACGACTATGTCGTGGCGACCGGCCGCACCACCACCGTGCGCGACATGATCACCATCGCCTTCGCCCATGTCGGCCTCGATCCGGACGACTATGTCCGCATCAACCCGGCCTTCCTGCGCCCGGCCGAAGTGGATATCCTCCTCGGCGATGCGAGCAAGGCCCGCGCGAAGCTCGGCTGGACCGCCCGGACCTCGCTCGAGGACATGATCGTCGAGATGGTCGAGGCCGATCTGGTGCGCCACAAGGCCTGA